One part of the Symphalangus syndactylus isolate Jambi chromosome 1, NHGRI_mSymSyn1-v2.1_pri, whole genome shotgun sequence genome encodes these proteins:
- the USP19 gene encoding ubiquitin carboxyl-terminal hydrolase 19 isoform X40, producing the protein MSGGASATGPRRGPPGLEDATSKKKQKDRANQESKDGDPRKETGSRYVAQAGLELLASGDPSASASRAAGITGSRHHTRLFFPSSSGSASTPREEQTKEELLLDWRQSAEEVIVKLRVGVGPLQLEDVDAAFTDTDCVVRFAGGQQWGGVFYAEIKSSCAKVQTRKGSLLHLTLPKKVPMLTWPSLLKKPLGTQELVPGLQCQENGQELSPIALEPGPEPHRAKQEARNQKRAQGRGEVGSGAGPGAQAGPSAKRAVHLCRGPEGEGSRDDPGPRGDAPPFVADPATQVEADEQLCIPPLNPQACLLGSEENLAPLAGEKAVPPGNDPVSPAMVRCRNPGKDDCAKEEMAVAADGATLVDGKEPESMVNLAFVKNDSYEKGPDSVVVHVYVKEICRDTSRVLFREQDFTLIFQTRDGNFLRLHPGCGPHTIFRWQVKLRNLIEPEQCTFCFTASRIDICLRKRQSQRWGGLEAPAARVGGAKVAVPTGPTPLDSTPPGGAPHPLTGQEEARAVEKDKSKARSEDTGLDNVAARTPMEHVTPKPETHLASPKPTCMVPPMPHSPVSGDSVEEEEEEEKKVCLPGFTGLVNLGNTCFMNSVIQSLSNTRELRDFFHDRSFEAEINYNNPLGTGGRLAIGFAVLLRALWKGTHHAFQPSKLKAIVASKASQFTGYAQHDAQEFMAFLLDGLHEDLNRIQNKPYTETVDSDGRPDEVVAEEAWQRHKMRNDSFIVDLFQGQYKSKLVCPVCAKVSITFDPFLYLPVPLPQKQKVLPVFYFAREPHSKPIKFLVSVSKENSTASEVLDSLSQSVHVKPENLRLAEVIKNRFHRVFLPSHSLDTVSPSDMLLCFELLSSELAKERVVVLEVQQRPQVPSVPISKCAACQRKQQSEDEKLKRCTRCYRVGYCNQLCQKTHWPDHKGLCRPENIGYPFLVSVPASRLTYARLAQLLEGYARYSVSVFQPPFQPGRMALESQSPGCTTLLSTGSLEVGDSERDPIQPPELQLVTPMAEGDTGLPRVWAAPDRGPVPSTSGISSEMLASGPIEVGSLSAGERVSRPEAAVPGYQHPSEAMNAHTPQFFIYKIDSSSREQRLEDKGDTPLELGDDCSLALVWRNNERLQEFVLVASKELECAEDPGSAGEAARAGHFTLDQCLNLFTRPEVLAPEEAWYCPQCKQHREASKQLLLWRLPNVLIVQLKRFSFRSFIWRDKINDLVEFPVRNLDLSKFCIGQKEEQLPSYDLYAVINHYGGMIGGHYTACARLPNDRSSQRSDVGWRLFDDSTVTTVDESQVVTRYAYVLFYRRRNSPVERPPRAGHSEHHRDLGPAAEAAASQGLGPGQAPEVAPTRTAPERFAPSVDRPAPTYSNMEEVD; encoded by the exons ATGTCTGGTGGGGCCAGTGCCACAGGCCCAAGGAGAGGGCCCCCAGGACTGGAGGACGCCACTAGTAAGAAGAAGCAGAAGGATCGAGCAAACCAGGAGAGCAAGGATGGAGATCCTAGGAAAG agacagggtctcgatatgttgcccaggctggtcttgaacttctggcgtcaggtgatccttctgcctcagcctcccgtgcagctgggatcacaggctcacgccaccacacccggctattctTTCCTTCATCGTCAGGGTCAGCATCCACTCCTCGAGAGGAGCAGACCAAAGAGG AGTTGCTGCTCGATTGGAGGCAGAGTGCAGAAGAGGTGATTGTCAAGCTTCGTGTGGGAGTAGGTCCCCTGCAGCTGGAGGATGTAGATGCTGCTTTCACAGATACGGACTGTGTGGTACGGTTTGCAG GTGGTCAGCAGTGGGGTGGTGTCTTCTATGCTGAGATAAAAAGCTCTTGTGCTAAAGTGCAAACCCGCAAGGGCAGTCTCCTGCACCTGACACTGCCCAAAAAGGTGCCTATGCTCACGTGGCCCTCCCTCCTG AAGAAACCTCTAGGGACCCAGGAGCTGGTGCCGGGGCTGCAGTGCCAGGAGAATGGGCAGGAACTGTCTCCCATTGCCCTGGAGCCAGGCCCTGAGCCCCACCGGGCTAAGCAGGAGGCCCGGAACCAGAAGCGGGCCCAGGGCCGTGGTGAGGTAGGCTCAGGGGCTGGCCCCGGGGCCCAGGCAGGGCCCAGCGCCAAGAGGGCTGTGCATCTCTGCAGAGGGCCAGAGGGGGAAGGGTCCAGGGATGACCCTGGACCCCGGGGTGATGCCCCACCCTTCGTGGCTGACCCAGCCACCCAG GTTGAGGCTGATGAACAGCTTTGCATACCACCGCTGAACCCCCAAgcctgccttctgggctcagagGAGAATTTAGCCCCTTTGGCAGGAGAGAAAGCAGTGCCTCCCGGGAATGACCCAGTCTCTCCAGCCATGGTCCGGTGCAGAAACCCTGGGAAAGATGACTGTGCCAAGGAGGAGATGGCAGTGGCAGCAGATGGTGCAACCTTGGTGGATGGTaaag AGCCTGAGTCGATGGTGAACCTGGCATTTGTCAAGAATGACTCGTATGAGAAGGGCCCGGATTCAGTGGTGGTGCACGTGTACGTGAAGGAGATCTGCAGGGACACCTCAAGAGTACTTTTCCGTGAGCAGGACTTCACGCTCATCTTCCAGACCAG GGATGGAAACTTCCTGAGGCTGCACCCGGGCTGTGGGCCCCACACCATCTTCCGTTGGCAGGTGAAGCTCAG GAATCTGATTGAGCCAGAGCAGTGCACCTTCTGTTTCACGGCTTCTCGCATCGACATCTGCCTTCGTAAGAGGCAGAGTCAGCGCTGGGGGGGCCTGGAGGCCCCGGCTGCACGAG TGGGTGGTGCAAAGGTTGCCGTGCCGACAGGTCCAACCCCTCTGGATTCAACCCCACCAGGAGgtgctccccaccccctgacaggccagGAGGAGGCCCGGGCTGTGGAGAAGGATAAATCCAAGGCACGATCTGAGGACACAGGGCTAGACAATGTGGCAGCGCGCACACCCATGGAGCATGTAACCCCAAAGCCAGAGACACATCTGGCCTCG CCCAAGCCTACATGCATGGTGCCTCCCATGCCCCACAGCCCAGTTAGTGGAGACAgcgtggaggaggaggaagaggaagagaagaaggtgtGTCTGCCAGGCTTCACTGGCCTTGTCAATTTAGGCAACACCTGCTTCATGAACAGCGTCATTCAGTCTCTGTCCAACACTCGGGAACTCCGGGACTTCTTCCATG ACCGCTCCTTTGAGGCTGAGATCAACTACAACAACCCACTAGGGACTGGTGGGCGTCTGGCCATTGGCTTTGCAGTGCTGCTTCGGGCGCTGTGGAAGGGCACCCACCATGCCTTCCAGCCTTCCAAGTTGAAG GCCATTGTGGCGAGTAAGGCCAGCCAGTTCACAGGCTATGCACAGCATGATGCCCAGGAGTTCATGGCTTTCCTGCTGGATGGGCTGCACGAGGACCTGAATCGCATTCAGAACAAGCCCTACACAGAGACCGTGGATTCAGATGGGCGGCCCGATGAG GTGGTAGCTGAGGAAGCATGGCAGCGGCACAAGATGAGGAATGACTCTTTCATCGTGGACCTATTTCAGGGGCAGTACAAGTCAAAGCTGGTGTGCCCTGTGTGTGCCAAG GTCTCCATCACTTTTGACCCGTTTCTTTATCTGCCGGTGCCCTTGCCACAAAAGCAAAAGGTTCTCCCTGTCTTTTATTTTGCCCGAGAGCCCCACAGCAAGCCCATCAAG TTCCTGGTGAGCGTCAGCAAGGAGAACTCCACTGCAAGCGAAGTATTGGACTCCCTCTCTCAGAGCGTTCATGTGAAGCCTGAGAACCTGCGTTTGGCGGAG GTAATTAAGAATCGTTTCCATCGTGTGTTCCTACCCTCCCACTCACTGGACACTGTGTCCCCATCTGATATGCTCCTCTGCTTTGAGCTCCTATCCTCAGAGTTGGCTAAGGAGCGGGTAGTGGTGCTAGAGGTGCAACAG CGCCCCCAGGTGCCCAGCGTCCCCATCTCCAAGTGTGCAGCCTGCCAGCGGAAGCAACAGTCGGAGGATGAAAAGCTGAAGCGCTGTACCCGGTGCTACCGTGTGGGCTACTGCAACCA GCTCTGCCAGAAAACCCACTGGCCTGACCACAAGGGCCTCTGCCGACCTGAGAACATTGGCTACCCCTTCCTCGTCAGTGTACCTGCCTCACGCCTCACTTATGCCCGCCTTGCTCAGTTGCTAGAGGGCTATGCCCG GTACTCTGTGAGTGTATTCCAGCCACCCTTTCAGCCTGGCCGCATGGCCTTGGAGTCTCAGAGCCCTGGCTGCACCACACTGCTCTCCACTGGCTCCCTGGAGGTTGGGGACAGCGAGAGGGACCCCATTCAGCCACCTGAGCTCCAGCTCGTGACCCCTATGGCTGAGGGGGACACAGGGCTTCCCCGGGTGTGGGCAGCCCCTGACCGGGGTCCTGTGCCCAGCACCAGTGGAATTTCTTCTGAGATGCTGGCCAGTGGGCCCATTGAGGTTGGCTCCTTGTCTGCTGGTGAGAGGGTGTCCCGACCCGAAG CTGCTGTGCCTGGGTACCAGCATCCAAGTGAAGCTATGAATGCCCACACACCCcagttcttcatctataaaattgacTCATCCAGCCGAGAGCAGCGGCTAGAGGACAAAG GAGACACCCCACTGGAGCTGGGTGACGACTGTAGCCTGGCTCTCGTCTGGCGGAACAACGAGCGCTTGCAGGAGTTTGTGTTGGTAGCCTCCAAGGAGCTGGAATGTGCTGAGGATCCAGGCTCTGCCGGTGAGGCTGCCCGGGCCGGCCACTTCACCCTGGACCAGTGCCTCAACCTCTTCACACGGCCTGAGGTGCTGGCACCCGAGGAGGCCTG GTACTGCCCACAGTGCAAACAGCACCGTGAGGCCTCCAAGCAGCTGTTGCTATGGCGCCTGCCAAATGTTCTCATCGTGCAGCTCAAGCGCTTCTCCTTTCGTAGTTTTATCTGGCGTGATAAGATCAATGACTTGGTGGAGTTCCCTGTTAG GAACCTGGACCTGAGCAAGTTCTGCATTGGTCAGAAAGAGGAGCAGCTGCCCAGCTACGATCTATATGCTGTCATCAACCACTATGGAGGCATGATTGGTGGCCACTACACTGCCTGTGCACGCCTGCCCAATGATCGTAGCAGTCAGCGCAGTGACGTGG GCTGGCGCTTGTTTGATGACAGCACAGTGACAACGGTAGACGAGAGCCAGGTTGTGACGCGTTATGCCTATGTACTCTTCTACCGCCGGCGGAACTCTCCTGTGGAGAGGCCCCCCAGGGCAGGTCACTCTGAGCACCACCGAGACCTAGGCCCTGCAGCTGAGGCTGCTGCCAGCCAG